The following are from one region of the Polyangiaceae bacterium genome:
- a CDS encoding DUF971 domain-containing protein codes for MAPDPRTQLTAVRAPHGAKDVTLTFGDGRNYTYPNGILRGYCPCAGCQGHGGAIVFQAGNNEELRDITQVGNYALGLTWGDSHSSGIYSFRYLRTLGELLEEHGTDGLRELGELPRK; via the coding sequence ATGGCTCCGGACCCTCGCACCCAGCTCACCGCCGTGCGCGCCCCCCACGGCGCCAAAGACGTCACCCTCACCTTTGGTGACGGTCGCAACTACACGTATCCCAACGGTATTTTGCGAGGCTATTGCCCCTGCGCGGGGTGCCAGGGGCATGGCGGGGCGATCGTGTTCCAAGCCGGCAACAACGAGGAGCTGCGGGATATCACCCAGGTCGGCAACTACGCCCTGGGCCTGACCTGGGGCGACAGTCATTCGAGCGGCATCTACTCCTTCCGCTACCTCCGGACCCTGGGCGAGCTGCTCGAGGAGCACGGCACCGACGGCCTGCGAGAGCTGGGCGAATTGCCCCGCAAATGA
- a CDS encoding VWA domain-containing protein — translation MRRALLSVACLAIAGSFFYGCGSSGSSGGGGGSSAGGGAAGANTGGSGNASGSGGASGGNTGGAGNAAGAGGSGNSAGTGGGTGGIEDAGIPDVTFTYDGPVGSDGGVTQDSACAATTAQAEPVALDMYIMLDQSGSMAPDCNIGDTTASKWCYAINALNGFFNAPSSVGMGVALQYFPITGYSCSTNGGTCATPAVPLSILPNNITAFQNSLNAQPASGSNTPTEAGIRGLVDYTGKNVQPGRVMIGVLITDGAPNGCNSGAAYLGGLVQAHYNATGIRTFVIGMTGATFSTLETIATAGGAQAHTNYCSGAGPCHYYNVGNGDPLAFIAALQAIQQSAIGCQYNVPKAEGGVVDPDKVNVQYTPGGGGAPQPITKVSDQGQCGPSGGWYYDNNLSPTTINLCASTCTAVQSDSQAKIDILLGCLGS, via the coding sequence ATGCGCAGAGCTTTGTTGAGTGTGGCTTGCTTGGCTATCGCGGGATCGTTCTTCTACGGCTGCGGATCGTCGGGCAGCAGCGGGGGCGGCGGCGGCTCGAGCGCGGGCGGGGGCGCCGCGGGGGCGAACACCGGCGGCAGCGGCAACGCTTCCGGCAGCGGCGGCGCGTCCGGCGGCAACACCGGCGGCGCGGGGAACGCCGCGGGAGCCGGCGGCAGCGGCAACTCCGCGGGCACCGGGGGCGGGACCGGCGGCATCGAGGATGCCGGCATTCCGGACGTCACCTTCACCTACGACGGCCCCGTCGGCAGCGATGGCGGAGTGACGCAAGACTCGGCCTGCGCGGCCACCACGGCGCAAGCGGAACCGGTGGCCCTCGACATGTACATCATGCTCGACCAATCCGGCAGCATGGCGCCCGACTGCAACATCGGCGACACCACGGCGTCGAAGTGGTGCTACGCGATCAACGCGCTGAACGGCTTCTTCAACGCGCCGAGCTCCGTCGGCATGGGCGTCGCGCTGCAGTACTTCCCCATCACGGGGTATTCCTGCTCCACCAACGGCGGCACCTGCGCGACCCCGGCGGTGCCGCTCTCGATCCTTCCGAACAACATCACGGCGTTCCAGAACAGCCTCAACGCCCAGCCCGCCAGCGGCAGCAATACGCCCACGGAAGCAGGCATTCGCGGTCTCGTCGACTACACCGGCAAGAACGTGCAACCCGGTCGCGTGATGATCGGCGTGCTGATCACGGACGGCGCGCCCAACGGCTGCAACAGCGGCGCCGCGTACCTCGGCGGCTTGGTCCAAGCCCACTACAACGCCACCGGCATCCGCACCTTCGTGATCGGCATGACCGGCGCGACGTTCTCCACCCTGGAAACCATCGCCACCGCCGGCGGTGCCCAGGCCCACACGAACTACTGCAGCGGGGCCGGGCCCTGCCACTACTACAACGTGGGCAACGGCGATCCGCTGGCCTTCATCGCTGCGCTTCAGGCCATTCAGCAGTCCGCCATCGGCTGTCAGTACAACGTGCCCAAGGCCGAAGGCGGCGTGGTGGATCCGGACAAGGTCAACGTGCAGTACACGCCGGGCGGTGGCGGCGCGCCGCAGCCCATCACCAAGGTCTCGGATCAGGGTCAGTGCGGTCCGAGCGGCGGCTGGTACTACGACAACAACCTTTCGCCCACGACCATCAACCTGTGTGCCTCCACCTGCACCGCGGTGCAGAGCGACTCGCAGGCGAAGATCGACATCCTGCTCGGCTGCCTCGGCTCCTGA
- a CDS encoding acyl-CoA thioesterase yields MITYRRQVHFHEVDAAGLVFFPHFLTWAHEAMEQLFATLEGGYSGLIGVRRIGLPAVRVESEFSAPVRFGDTVAVEASVARLGNRSLELRYRFLRESDGVLAAEVRHTVVSTDLTQVKSTEMPKDVRAVAETHLE; encoded by the coding sequence ATGATCACGTACCGCCGGCAGGTGCATTTTCATGAGGTCGACGCTGCGGGACTGGTGTTCTTTCCGCACTTCCTGACCTGGGCCCACGAAGCCATGGAGCAGCTGTTCGCCACGTTGGAGGGCGGGTACTCGGGGCTCATCGGCGTTCGCCGTATCGGCCTGCCCGCGGTGCGAGTGGAGAGCGAGTTCTCCGCACCGGTGCGCTTCGGCGACACCGTGGCGGTGGAGGCTTCCGTGGCGCGCCTCGGCAATCGCAGCCTGGAGCTCCGCTATCGCTTTCTTCGCGAGAGCGACGGCGTGCTGGCCGCGGAGGTGCGGCACACCGTGGTGAGCACGGACCTGACGCAAGTGAAGAGCACCGAGATGCCAAAGGACGTGCGCGCCGTGGCCGAGACGCACTTGGAGTGA
- a CDS encoding glycosyltransferase family 4 protein, which translates to MKVAIVSTSFPSSPEDPAGHFVEAEALELAEEGHDVTVICPQGVGPPRSHRGPLTLIELPDAGAFGWPGAVARLRERPLRTLGATRFVLEARRVLADLSGIDRIVAHWLVPAGWPIAIAGSAPIEVVVHGTDARLLCRAPAAFREHVLASLIRRKATFRFVSRELLHVLDAHTTFDLARHSRVEPCALSLDGAPTHDQARFELGLEAHERVLVIAARLVGDKRVDVALSAATLVPDARVIVLGDGPEHERLAEAFPGAELLGRLPRSAALTWLAAADVVLSASRLEGAPSVIREARALGTPVVATPAGDLSGWAETDPDLWLVR; encoded by the coding sequence ATGAAGGTCGCCATCGTCTCCACATCGTTTCCCTCGTCGCCGGAGGATCCGGCGGGGCATTTCGTGGAGGCGGAGGCACTGGAGCTCGCGGAGGAAGGTCACGACGTGACCGTGATCTGTCCTCAGGGTGTTGGTCCGCCGCGGTCACACCGCGGTCCCCTCACCCTGATCGAGCTGCCCGACGCGGGGGCCTTCGGTTGGCCCGGCGCCGTGGCGCGCCTTCGCGAGCGTCCCCTGCGCACGCTGGGCGCCACGCGCTTCGTCCTCGAGGCCCGGCGCGTGCTCGCAGATCTCTCGGGGATCGATCGCATCGTGGCCCACTGGCTCGTCCCCGCGGGTTGGCCCATTGCCATCGCGGGCAGCGCTCCCATCGAGGTCGTAGTGCACGGCACGGACGCGCGGCTCTTGTGCCGAGCGCCGGCGGCGTTTCGCGAGCACGTGCTGGCGTCGCTGATCCGCCGCAAGGCGACGTTCCGCTTCGTCTCACGAGAGCTGCTGCACGTGCTCGACGCGCACACGACCTTCGACCTCGCGCGCCACAGTCGCGTCGAGCCCTGCGCCCTGAGCCTCGACGGCGCTCCGACCCACGACCAAGCCCGCTTCGAGCTGGGGCTCGAAGCCCACGAGCGTGTGCTGGTGATCGCCGCCCGGCTGGTGGGCGACAAGCGCGTGGACGTCGCCCTGAGCGCGGCAACCCTGGTGCCCGATGCCCGTGTCATCGTCCTGGGCGACGGCCCGGAGCACGAGCGCCTGGCCGAAGCCTTCCCCGGCGCCGAGCTCCTCGGCCGTCTGCCTCGCTCCGCGGCCCTCACCTGGCTCGCCGCTGCGGACGTCGTGCTCAGCGCCTCGCGTCTGGAAGGCGCGCCCAGCGTGATCCGCGAAGCCCGCGCTCTGGGCACTCCCGTCGTGGCCACCCCCGCCGGCGATCTCTCCGGCTGGGCCGAAACCGACCCCGACCTCTGGCTCGTCCGTTAA
- the rpsU gene encoding 30S ribosomal protein S21, translated as MSNPSEAVQCKPLEVQVGDKGIERAIKHLKRKMAAEGILRELKRRRHYMKPSVKRRKKMSEAARRRRKRQKTDQAP; from the coding sequence GTGAGCAATCCCAGCGAAGCAGTTCAGTGTAAGCCTCTCGAGGTCCAGGTCGGAGACAAGGGCATCGAGCGGGCCATCAAGCACCTCAAGCGCAAGATGGCGGCGGAGGGCATCCTCCGTGAGCTCAAGCGCCGCCGGCACTACATGAAGCCGTCCGTGAAGCGGCGCAAGAAGATGAGCGAGGCCGCTCGTCGCCGCCGCAAGCGCCAAAAGACCGATCAGGCGCCCTGA
- a CDS encoding aminotransferase class I/II-fold pyridoxal phosphate-dependent enzyme, with translation MSRVARKKPGLSTLSVHASERRDASGALDCPLVLSSAFAFESAEVAAAAFRGENEHLIYGRWGNPTVSELEARVAALEEAEAGAATASGMAAVSGAILSLAKAGDHVVAPLACYGETARLLRERLPELGIETTFVDATSVAAYRSACRPETRVLYVETPANPNLAITDIEAVVALARERGALVVADNTFATPYCQTPLALGVDLVVHSLTKALGGHGDAIGGVVVGSAERVARVRELTLKSFGSVLSPFNAFLVARGLSTFALRQERACASAARIADALSHRSGVARVHYPGLESHPGHDVARRQMRAFGSLLSFELTGGVDAGRRVLDRVQLISHAVSLGDVRSLITHPASTTAASVPADVRRAAGIGDGLIRLSVGIEDADDLLADLEAALAS, from the coding sequence CTGAGCCGAGTGGCTCGCAAGAAGCCCGGTCTGTCGACGCTCAGCGTTCATGCGTCTGAGCGTCGTGACGCGTCCGGCGCTCTGGATTGTCCGCTGGTCCTCTCCAGCGCCTTCGCCTTCGAGTCGGCGGAGGTCGCTGCCGCCGCCTTTCGCGGCGAGAACGAGCACCTGATCTACGGCCGTTGGGGGAACCCCACCGTCAGTGAGCTCGAGGCGCGCGTCGCCGCCCTCGAAGAAGCAGAAGCCGGCGCTGCCACTGCCAGCGGGATGGCAGCGGTGTCCGGCGCGATCCTGTCGCTGGCCAAAGCAGGGGACCACGTGGTGGCTCCCTTGGCTTGTTATGGCGAGACGGCGCGCCTACTCCGGGAGCGGCTACCAGAGCTCGGCATCGAGACGACCTTCGTCGATGCCACCAGCGTGGCGGCCTACCGCAGCGCGTGTCGTCCCGAGACGCGCGTGCTGTACGTCGAGACGCCCGCGAACCCGAACCTCGCGATCACCGACATCGAAGCCGTGGTCGCTCTCGCCCGCGAGCGCGGCGCGCTGGTGGTGGCGGACAACACCTTCGCGACGCCCTACTGCCAGACGCCGCTGGCGCTGGGAGTGGATCTCGTCGTCCACTCCCTCACCAAGGCGCTGGGCGGACATGGGGACGCCATCGGCGGCGTGGTCGTGGGCAGCGCCGAGCGCGTGGCCCGGGTGCGCGAGCTCACGCTCAAGAGCTTCGGCAGCGTGCTGTCTCCCTTCAACGCGTTTCTGGTCGCCCGCGGCCTCAGCACCTTTGCCTTGCGACAAGAGCGGGCTTGCGCGTCGGCCGCGCGCATCGCCGACGCGCTGAGCCATCGTTCCGGAGTAGCCCGCGTGCACTACCCGGGGCTCGAGAGCCATCCCGGGCACGACGTGGCTCGGCGACAGATGCGCGCCTTCGGCAGCCTGTTGTCCTTCGAGCTGACCGGCGGCGTGGACGCCGGCCGCCGGGTCCTGGACCGAGTCCAGCTCATCAGCCACGCCGTGAGCCTGGGGGACGTGCGCTCGCTGATCACCCATCCGGCGTCCACCACCGCTGCCAGCGTTCCCGCGGACGTGCGGCGGGCCGCCGGCATCGGGGACGGGCTGATTCGCCTCAGCGTGGGCATCGAGGACGCGGACGACCTCCTCGCCGACCTGGAAGCCGCTCTCGCGAGCTGA